In one window of Bos taurus isolate L1 Dominette 01449 registration number 42190680 breed Hereford chromosome 15, ARS-UCD2.0, whole genome shotgun sequence DNA:
- the OR8K5B gene encoding LOW QUALITY PROTEIN: olfactory receptor 8K5 (The sequence of the model RefSeq protein was modified relative to this genomic sequence to represent the inferred CDS: substituted 2 bases at 2 genomic stop codons) — XIDQQNXSSLTEFIMMGITKQPELHSPLFGAFLIIYTITVVGNLGIIILTQVDSRLHTPMYFFIKHLAFIDLGNSTVICPKMLLNFVVDQNTISYYAYATQLAFFLMFIIREFFILSAMAYDRYMAICNPLLYNVIMSQRFCHMLVGIPYLYSTFQALLFTIKIFTLTFCGSNVISHFYCDDVPLLLMLCSNAQEIELLIILFSAFNLISSLLVILMSYILILTVIFQMRSAEGRKKAFSTCGSHLMVVVVFYGSLLFMYMQPNSTHSFDTDKMASVFYTLVIPMLNPFIYSLRNKEVNSAFQMVLKNKCNCCI; from the coding sequence TAAATAGACCAGCAGAATTGATCATCACTGACTGAATTCATTATGATGGGGATCACAAAGCAGCCTGAGCTTCATTCTCCCCTTTTCGGAGCCTTCCTCATCATCTACACAATCACAGTGGTGGGAAATCTGGGCATAATCATCTTAACTCAAGTGGATTCCCGGCTGCACACACCTATGTACTTTTTTATCAAACACCTGGCTTTCATTGATCTTGGTAATTCTACTGTTATTTGTCCCAAGATGCTGCTGAATTTTGTTGTGGATCAAAATACCATTTCCTATTATGCATATGCCACACAGTTGGCTTTCTTCCTTATGTTCATTATCAGGGAATTTTTTATCTTGTCagccatggcctatgaccgctacaTGGCTATCTGCAACCCTCTGCTGTACAATGTTATCATGTCCCAGAGATTTTGTCATATGCTGGTAGGCATTCCATACCTCTACAGTACCTTTCAGGCACTCCTGTTTACTATTAAGATTTTTACATTGACTTTTTGTGGCTCTAATGTCATCAGTCATTTCTACTGTGATGATGTTCCCTTGTTACTTATGCTCTGCTCAAACGCACAAGAAATAGAATTGTTGATCATACTGTTTTCAGCATTTAATTTGATCTCTTCCCTCCTGGTCATCCTAATGTCCTACATACTGATCCTGACAGTAATATTTCAAATGCGTTCTGCAGAGGGCAGGAAAAAAGCTTTCTCCACATGTGGTTCTCAcctgatggtggtggtagtgttCTATGGGTCTCTACTATTTATGTATATGCAGCCCAACTCCACTCACTCCTTTGATACAGATAAAATGGCCTCTGTGTTTTATACTTTAGTGATTCCCATGCTTAACCCCTTCATCTACAGCTTAAGGAACAAAGAAGTAAACAGTGCCTTCCAAATGGTCTTAAAGAATAAGTGCAACTGTTGTATCTAA
- the OR8K1 gene encoding olfactory receptor 8K1: MDPMEKHNHTAMHKVTEFVLTGITDSPELQAPLFGIFLVIYLVTVTGNLGMVILTHLDSKLHTPMYFFLRHLSITDLGYSTVIGPKMMVNFVVHKNTISYNWCATQLAFFETFIITELFILSAMAYDRYVAICKPLLYVVIMAQKVCWALVLTPYLYSTFVSLFLTLKLFKLSFCGSNVISYFYCDCVPLISLLCSDTHELELIILIFSGCNLLCSLLIVLVSYMFILVTILRMNSSKGRYKAFSTCSSHLTAVVVFYGTLLFMYLQPKSSHTFAVDKMASVFYTLVIPMLNPLIYGLRNKEVKDALRRTLINRCKIPN, translated from the coding sequence ATGGACCCCATGGAGAAACACAATCATACTGCCATGCACAAGGTGACTGAGTTTGTTCTTACGGGGATCACAGACAGTCCTGAGCTGCAGGCGCCTCTCTTTGGAATCTTCCTGGTCATCTACTTGGTCACAGTGACAGGAAATCTGGGTATGGTTATCCTGACCCATTTGGACTCCAAGCTACATActcccatgtactttttccttaGACATTTGTCAATTACTGATCTTGGTTACTCCACTGTCATTGGCCCAAAAATGATGGTCAACTTTGTGGTGCACAAAAATACAATTTCCTACAATTGGTGTGCCACCCAACTGGCATTCTTTGAGACTTTCATTATCACTGAACTCTTCATTCTATCAgcaatggcctatgaccgctatgtagCCATCTGCAAACCTCTTCTCTACGTGGTCATCATGGCACAGAAAGTGTGTTGGGCGCTGGTACTTACTCCCTACCTCTACAGCACCTTTGTGTCACTATTTCTCACCCTTAAGTTATTTAAATTGTCCTTCTGTGGCTCTAATGTCATCAGTTATTTTTACTGTGACTGTGTCCCTCTGATATCGCTGCTCTGTTCTGACACACATGAGTTAGAATTGATTATCTTGATCTTTTCAGGCTGCAATTTGCTGTGTTCCCTCTTGATTGTTCTTGTATCCTACATGTTCATTCTGGTGACCATTCTCAGAATGAACTCAAGCAAGGGGAGGtacaaagccttctccacctgtagTTCACATCTGACAGCGGTGGTCGTGTTCTACGGGACATTACTGTTTATGTACCTGCAACCCAAGTCCAGCCATACTTTTGCTGTTGATAAAATGGCCTCTGTCTTTTACACTCTGGTGATCCCTATGCTCAATCCATTGATCTATGGCCTAAGGAACAAAGAAGTAAAAGATGCTCTGAGGAGAACTTTAATTAATCGATGCAAAATTCCCAACTAA